Proteins from a genomic interval of Hornefia porci:
- the ftsH gene encoding ATP-dependent zinc metalloprotease FtsH: MKEVKRPRRPMIFYYLLILCVILAFNMFALPAMQQSQITKVDYGTFMKMTEDRQIKQVQIQSSKIIFTDKNDKYYSTTPMEGDTGLTERLYKSGAKFTTNITNSGSASLLITLLGWILPIIIFLWLGQVLSKRMMDKAGGGQGSMMFGMGKSNAKLYVQSTEGIHFDDVAGEDEAKENLMEIVEYLHNPEKYTAVGASMPKGVLLVGPPGTGKTMLAKAVAGEANVPFFSISGSEFVEMFVGMGASKVRDLFKQAKEKAPCIVFIDEIDAIGKKRENQLASNDEREQTLNQLLTEMDGFESNNGVIILAATNRPESLDAALLRPGRFDRRVPVELPDLAGREAILKVHGKKVRLAEDVDFHTVARMASGASGAELANIINEAALRAVRDNRTTVCEADLEESIEVVIVGYQKKNAILSDDEKRTVAYHEIGHALLAALQTDSAPVQKITIIPRTSGALGYTMQVDEGDKYLLSKEELENKIATFTAGRAAEEVRFGRITTGASNDIEQATRLARAMITRYGMSDEFGMVAMETVNNQYLGGDTSLTCSAATQEEIDKRVVEVIREQHQKALRMLRDNKDKLDELAEFLYEKETITGDEFMEILHRDSISGQSNTESPEPTQE; the protein is encoded by the coding sequence ATGAAGGAAGTCAAAAGGCCGAGAAGGCCGATGATATTTTATTATCTGCTGATCCTCTGTGTGATCCTCGCGTTCAATATGTTCGCGCTGCCGGCCATGCAGCAGAGCCAGATTACCAAGGTGGATTACGGGACGTTTATGAAGATGACGGAGGACCGGCAGATTAAACAGGTCCAGATCCAGAGCAGCAAGATTATTTTCACCGATAAAAATGACAAGTACTATTCCACCACGCCGATGGAGGGGGATACGGGCCTGACCGAGCGTCTGTACAAGTCCGGAGCGAAGTTCACCACCAACATCACGAACAGCGGGAGCGCGTCGCTGCTGATTACCCTGCTGGGATGGATTCTGCCGATTATCATCTTCCTCTGGCTGGGACAGGTTCTGTCCAAACGTATGATGGACAAGGCCGGCGGAGGCCAGGGCTCCATGATGTTCGGCATGGGCAAGAGCAACGCCAAGCTCTACGTCCAGTCCACCGAAGGCATTCATTTCGATGATGTGGCCGGAGAAGATGAGGCGAAGGAGAACCTGATGGAGATCGTGGAATATCTCCACAATCCGGAGAAATATACTGCTGTGGGTGCGTCTATGCCCAAGGGCGTACTGCTGGTCGGTCCGCCGGGAACCGGAAAAACCATGCTGGCGAAGGCCGTGGCAGGCGAGGCGAACGTACCGTTCTTCAGCATCAGCGGATCGGAATTTGTCGAGATGTTCGTGGGAATGGGCGCCTCCAAGGTGAGAGACCTGTTCAAGCAGGCCAAGGAGAAGGCGCCCTGCATCGTGTTCATCGATGAAATCGACGCGATCGGAAAGAAAAGAGAAAATCAGCTGGCTTCCAACGATGAACGAGAGCAGACGCTGAACCAGCTGCTGACTGAAATGGACGGCTTCGAGAGCAATAACGGCGTCATTATTCTGGCTGCGACCAACCGTCCGGAATCCCTGGACGCCGCGCTTCTGCGTCCGGGCAGATTCGACCGCCGGGTACCGGTGGAGCTGCCGGATCTTGCGGGACGTGAGGCGATTCTGAAGGTCCACGGAAAGAAGGTCCGCCTGGCGGAGGATGTGGATTTCCATACCGTTGCCAGAATGGCCTCAGGCGCTTCCGGCGCGGAGCTGGCCAATATCATCAACGAGGCGGCGCTGCGGGCTGTCCGGGACAACCGGACCACCGTCTGTGAGGCGGATCTTGAGGAGAGCATCGAGGTCGTCATCGTCGGCTACCAGAAGAAGAACGCGATTCTCTCCGACGATGAAAAACGGACCGTCGCATATCACGAGATCGGGCACGCACTGCTGGCGGCGCTTCAGACCGATTCCGCACCGGTGCAGAAGATCACCATCATCCCCAGGACCTCGGGAGCACTCGGCTATACGATGCAGGTGGACGAGGGAGACAAATATCTGCTGTCCAAGGAAGAACTGGAAAATAAAATCGCCACCTTCACCGCAGGACGCGCCGCGGAGGAGGTCCGGTTCGGCCGCATCACCACCGGAGCGTCCAACGATATCGAGCAGGCTACCCGCCTGGCTCGCGCCATGATCACCCGGTACGGCATGAGCGACGAATTCGGCATGGTCGCGATGGAGACGGTGAACAACCAGTATCTCGGCGGGGACACATCGCTGACCTGTTCCGCCGCGACCCAGGAGGAGATTGACAAGCGCGTCGTGGAAGTGATCCGGGAGCAGCATCAGAAGGCTCTGAGGATGCTCCGCGACAACAAAGACAAGCTGGATGAGCTGGCCGAATTCCTCTATGAGAAGGAAACGATTACAGGAGACGAATTCATGGAGATTCTTCACAGGGACAGCATATCCGGGCAGAGTAACACAGAGTCTCCGGAGCCGACGCAGGAATGA
- the tuf gene encoding elongation factor Tu has product MAKQKYERTKPHINIGTIGHVDHGKTTLTAAITKVLHQRYSLGEDVEFDQIDKAPEEKERGITISSAHVEYETPNRHYAHVDCPGHADYVKNMITGAAQMDGAILVVAATDGPMPQTREHILLSRQVGVPYIIVFLNKCDMVDDEELLDLVEMEVRELLSEYDFPGDDTPIIRGSALKALEDPAGEWGDKIVELMEAVDSYIPEPKRDNDKPFLMPVEDVFSITGRGTVATGRVERGVLKVGDEVEIVGLSDEKRKVVVTGVEMFRKILDEAETGDNIGALLRGVQRNEIERGQVLAAPGSIHPHTQFKGQVYVLKKEEGGRHTPFFNGYRPQFYFRTTDVTGDLKLPEGTEMCMPGDNVVMEIKLITPIAIEEGLRFAIREGGRTVGSGVVTEIIE; this is encoded by the coding sequence ATGGCAAAACAGAAATATGAGAGAACCAAGCCGCATATCAATATCGGCACCATCGGTCACGTAGACCACGGAAAAACCACTCTGACGGCTGCGATCACCAAGGTGCTGCATCAGAGATACAGCCTGGGTGAGGACGTAGAGTTCGATCAGATTGACAAGGCGCCGGAAGAGAAGGAAAGAGGAATCACCATCTCCTCCGCACACGTTGAATATGAGACCCCGAACAGACACTACGCGCACGTAGACTGCCCGGGACACGCGGACTATGTAAAGAACATGATCACCGGAGCTGCGCAGATGGACGGAGCGATCCTGGTTGTCGCCGCGACGGACGGACCGATGCCGCAGACCAGAGAACACATCCTGCTGTCGAGACAGGTAGGCGTTCCCTACATCATCGTATTCCTGAACAAATGTGACATGGTAGACGATGAGGAACTGCTGGACCTGGTGGAGATGGAAGTCAGAGAGCTGCTGAGCGAGTACGACTTCCCGGGCGACGACACGCCGATCATCAGAGGATCCGCGCTGAAGGCGCTGGAGGATCCCGCAGGAGAGTGGGGAGACAAGATCGTCGAGCTGATGGAAGCGGTAGACAGCTACATTCCTGAGCCGAAGAGAGACAACGACAAGCCGTTCCTGATGCCGGTAGAGGACGTATTCTCCATCACCGGACGCGGAACCGTAGCGACCGGAAGAGTCGAGAGAGGCGTGCTGAAGGTCGGAGACGAGGTGGAAATCGTCGGACTGTCTGATGAGAAGAGAAAGGTAGTCGTCACAGGCGTAGAGATGTTCCGTAAGATTCTGGACGAGGCAGAGACGGGAGACAACATCGGAGCGCTGCTGAGAGGCGTACAGAGAAACGAAATCGAAAGAGGACAGGTACTGGCTGCACCGGGAAGCATCCATCCGCATACGCAGTTCAAGGGACAGGTATACGTGCTGAAGAAGGAAGAGGGCGGACGTCATACGCCGTTCTTCAACGGATACAGACCGCAGTTCTACTTCAGAACAACGGACGTAACGGGCGACCTGAAGCTGCCGGAAGGAACCGAGATGTGCATGCCGGGAGATAACGTTGTGATGGAGATCAAGCTGATCACGCCGATCGCTATCGAGGAAGGACTGAGATTCGCGATCAGAGAAGGCGGAAGAACCGTAGGCTCCGGCGTTGTAACCGAAATCATCGAGTAA
- the fusA gene encoding elongation factor G, with translation MAGREFPLEKTRNIGIMAHIDAGKTTTTERILFYTGKTHKIGETHDGASQMDWMEQEQERGITITSAATTAQWKGNRINIIDTPGHVDFTVEVERSLRVLDGAVTVLCAKGGVEPQSETVWRQAEGYGVPRMIFVNKMDIMGADFFRVVDMVKDRLKANAVPVQLPIGKEETFKGIIDLITMKAEIYEDQLGTQIDEEAIPDDMLELAQEWRDKMLEAVAECDEDLMMKFLEGEELTEQEIKATIRKQTIANEMVPVMCGSAYKNKGVQMLLDGIVDYMPAPIDIPPIKGVDPETGEEVDRPSDDKAPFSALAFKIMTDPYVGKLAFFRVYSGTMDSGSYVYNSTKGQKERVGRILQMHANKRQEISRVYSGDIAAAVGLKNTTTGDTLCDEDHEVILESMEFPDPVIEIAIEPKTKAGQEKMGVALAKLAEEDPTFKTYTNADTGQTIIAGMGELHLEIIVDRLLREFKVEANVGKPQVSYKETITATADVDHKYAKQSGGHGQYGHVKIKVYPREPGSGFEFVNSIVGGAIPKEYIGPIEEGIKSAMEVGPVAGYQVVDVGVELYDGSYHEVDSSEMAFKVAASMAFREAAQKAKPVLLEPVFKVEVTVPEEYMGDVIGDISGRRGRIEGSDMNNGAVAVRAMVPLSEMFGYATDLRSRTQGRGIYVMQFDHFEKLPDSLVEKVSSK, from the coding sequence ATGGCAGGTAGAGAATTTCCGCTTGAAAAAACAAGAAACATCGGAATCATGGCTCATATCGATGCGGGCAAGACAACTACCACAGAACGTATCCTTTTCTACACCGGAAAAACCCACAAGATCGGCGAGACTCATGACGGAGCCTCCCAGATGGACTGGATGGAGCAGGAGCAGGAGCGCGGTATCACCATCACGTCTGCTGCGACGACCGCCCAGTGGAAGGGCAACCGTATCAATATCATTGATACGCCGGGACACGTAGATTTTACCGTTGAAGTTGAGAGATCACTTCGTGTGCTGGACGGTGCTGTTACCGTTCTCTGCGCGAAGGGCGGCGTAGAGCCGCAGTCGGAAACTGTCTGGAGACAGGCAGAGGGATATGGCGTTCCCAGGATGATTTTCGTGAACAAAATGGACATCATGGGAGCGGACTTTTTCCGCGTCGTTGACATGGTGAAGGACAGGCTGAAGGCGAACGCTGTGCCTGTTCAGCTGCCGATCGGAAAGGAAGAGACCTTTAAGGGGATCATCGACCTGATTACGATGAAGGCAGAAATTTATGAGGACCAGCTGGGAACCCAGATCGACGAAGAGGCGATTCCGGATGACATGCTGGAGCTCGCCCAGGAGTGGAGAGATAAGATGCTGGAAGCTGTCGCGGAGTGCGACGAGGATCTTATGATGAAGTTCCTGGAAGGCGAAGAACTGACAGAGCAGGAGATCAAGGCGACGATTCGTAAACAGACGATCGCGAATGAGATGGTGCCTGTAATGTGCGGTTCCGCATATAAGAACAAAGGCGTCCAGATGCTGCTGGACGGCATCGTCGATTATATGCCGGCGCCGATCGACATCCCGCCGATTAAGGGAGTGGATCCGGAGACCGGAGAAGAGGTCGACAGACCTTCCGACGACAAAGCGCCGTTCTCCGCACTGGCGTTCAAGATTATGACCGACCCGTATGTCGGTAAGCTGGCGTTCTTCCGGGTCTATTCCGGAACGATGGATTCCGGCTCCTATGTCTACAATTCCACGAAGGGACAGAAGGAGAGAGTCGGACGTATCCTGCAGATGCACGCCAACAAGAGACAGGAGATCTCCAGAGTGTACTCCGGCGACATCGCCGCGGCGGTGGGACTGAAGAACACCACGACGGGAGATACTTTGTGCGATGAGGATCACGAGGTCATCCTGGAGTCCATGGAATTCCCGGATCCGGTTATCGAGATCGCCATCGAGCCGAAGACCAAGGCCGGTCAGGAAAAGATGGGCGTTGCTCTGGCGAAGCTGGCGGAGGAGGATCCTACGTTCAAGACCTACACCAACGCGGATACGGGACAGACGATTATCGCCGGTATGGGCGAGCTCCATCTGGAGATCATCGTGGACCGTCTGCTTCGTGAGTTCAAGGTTGAGGCGAACGTGGGCAAACCGCAGGTATCGTACAAAGAAACCATTACGGCTACCGCCGATGTGGATCACAAATACGCGAAGCAGTCCGGCGGACATGGTCAGTACGGTCATGTCAAGATCAAGGTTTATCCGAGAGAGCCGGGTTCCGGATTTGAATTCGTCAACTCGATTGTCGGCGGTGCGATTCCGAAGGAATACATCGGACCTATCGAAGAGGGAATCAAGTCCGCGATGGAAGTCGGACCGGTTGCGGGATATCAGGTCGTCGATGTGGGCGTAGAGCTGTATGACGGCTCCTACCATGAGGTCGACTCGTCCGAGATGGCTTTCAAGGTTGCTGCCTCCATGGCGTTCCGCGAAGCGGCGCAGAAGGCGAAGCCGGTGCTGCTGGAGCCTGTCTTCAAGGTAGAAGTCACGGTTCCGGAGGAGTACATGGGAGATGTCATCGGCGACATTTCCGGAAGACGGGGACGTATCGAGGGATCCGACATGAACAACGGAGCCGTTGCGGTCAGAGCGATGGTACCGCTCTCGGAGATGTTCGGATACGCTACCGATCTGAGATCGAGAACACAGGGCCGGGGCATTTATGTAATGCAGTTCGACCACTTCGAGAAGCTGCCTGACAGTCTGGTAGAGAAAGTCAGCAGTAAGTAA
- the rpsG gene encoding 30S ribosomal protein S7, producing MPRKGKTPKREVLPDPVYGSVTVSKLINSIMLDGKKGVAQKIVYDAFDTIREKTGEEPLEVFEKAMNNIMPVLEVKARRIGGANYQVPIEVRPERRQTLGLRWLTKYTRLRGERTMSDRLAKELMDAANNTGASVKKKEDTHKMAEANKAFAHFRW from the coding sequence GTGCCAAGAAAAGGTAAGACACCAAAGAGAGAAGTACTTCCGGATCCAGTATACGGCAGCGTTACGGTCTCCAAGCTGATCAACAGCATCATGCTCGACGGAAAGAAGGGCGTTGCTCAGAAGATCGTCTATGACGCATTCGATACGATCAGAGAAAAGACCGGCGAGGAGCCGCTGGAAGTATTTGAGAAGGCAATGAACAACATCATGCCGGTATTAGAAGTTAAAGCGAGAAGAATCGGTGGTGCGAACTACCAGGTTCCGATCGAAGTGAGACCTGAAAGAAGACAGACTCTCGGTCTGAGATGGCTGACCAAGTACACCAGACTCAGAGGAGAGAGAACCATGTCTGACCGTCTTGCGAAGGAGCTGATGGACGCGGCGAACAACACCGGCGCATCCGTCAAGAAGAAGGAAGATACCCACAAGATGGCAGAGGCCAACAAGGCTTTTGCGCACTTCAGATGGTAA
- the rpsL gene encoding 30S ribosomal protein S12 codes for MPTINQLVRQGRTSSVKKSDAPALGKGMNSLKRTATDNNSPQKRGVCTSVKTVTPKKPNSALRKVARVRLTNGIEVTAYIPGIGHNLQEHSVVLIRGGRVKDLPGVRYHIVRGTLDTAGVAERGQARSKYGTKRPKKK; via the coding sequence ATGCCTACTATTAATCAGTTAGTACGTCAGGGCAGAACAAGTTCTGTCAAGAAGTCCGACGCACCGGCCCTGGGCAAGGGAATGAATTCTCTGAAGCGCACCGCTACGGACAACAATTCCCCGCAGAAAAGAGGCGTCTGCACTTCCGTCAAGACAGTTACCCCTAAGAAGCCGAATTCCGCTCTTAGAAAGGTTGCCAGAGTACGTCTGACCAACGGTATCGAAGTAACGGCATACATTCCGGGGATTGGTCACAATCTGCAGGAGCACAGTGTCGTTCTGATCAGAGGCGGAAGAGTCAAGGACCTCCCGGGCGTCAGATACCACATCGTCAGAGGAACACTCGATACAGCCGGAGTAGCTGAAAGAGGACAGGCTCGTTCCAAGTACGGAACCAAGAGACCTAAGAAAAAGTAA
- the rpoC gene encoding DNA-directed RNA polymerase subunit beta', whose product MPENKNNSGNFELNNFESLQIKLASTEKILEWSYGEVKKPETINYRTLKPETDGLFCERIFGPMKDWECHCGKYKRIRYKGIICDRCGVEVTKAKVRRERMGHIKLAAPVSHIWYFKGIPSRMGLILDVTPRNLERVLYFASYIVLDAGDEKETGLVEKQILSEQEYRELKDQHGNGFRAAMGAEAIRELLERIDLDELSAKLREQLKNSTGQKKVRIIRRLEVVEALRLSGNRPEWMILEVVPVIPPDLRPMVQLDGGRFATSDLNDLYRRVINRNNRLNRLLELGAPDIIVRNEKRMLQEAVDSLIDNGRRGRPVTGPGGRALKSLSDMLKGKQGRFRQNLLGKRVDYSGRSVIVVGPELKFYQCGLPKKMALELFKPFIMKELVEQGHAHNIKNAKRMVEKVRPEVWDVLEGVIKEHPVMLNRAPTLHRLGIQAFEPVLVEGKAIKLHPLACTAFNADFDGDQMAVHVPLSVEAQAEARFLMLSVNNILAPKDGSPITTPTQDMILGAYYLTYPGTAKKVVNVNGKEKVSYTMDEFGDPEIVEANRKNGFERIPEKGDGKVFTDIDEMLMAYQNGNVKIHAKVRVRMYLEGDTTGRLVESTVGRFIYNQGIPQDLGFVDRSKDKYGLEINMLCGKKKLGDIIDRCFKVHENTGTVLMLDYIKSMGYKYSTKAAVTIGIDDMAIPEGKWDVIDAAQAEVDKYEKAYRRGLISNDERVNRLVETWNKATDDIGDALMDSLEPDNNLNIMATSGARGSKNQIRQIGGMRGLMGTATGKTVEIPIKANFREGLSILEYFISSNGARKGLADTALRTADSGYLTRRLVDVSHNVIVREEDCGTTDGVEVSAFVDGKEVLERLQDRIEGRTAAEDIVNPENEKEIIVAAGEEISDRQAKKIEACGIESVKIRSVMTCKSKTGVCARCYGRNLATGEEVNLGESVGIIAAQSIGEPGTQLTMRTFHTGGVAGSDITQGLPRVEELFEARKPKGLAEICEENGTVQKVENKPNGKIGVTILGAESGESKEYDVPYNATIVVRPGEKIEAGENITRGPLNPHDIFRLKGVKGVYDYLLMEVQRVYRNQGVDINDKHVEIIVSQMLSKYKVEDSGDTHLLPGGMYSITELEEANAEAEAAGGAPANYKQLLLGITKASLATNSFLSAASFQETTRVLTDAAIKGKRDHLQGLKENVIIGKLIPAGTGMKRYKNIKVDYGENTEYMESFDRRPENNEFVRFDSNRPEARYDSFAVADEYVSDEFLAPSEETPEESEIVEMDD is encoded by the coding sequence GTGCCTGAGAACAAAAATAACAGCGGGAATTTTGAACTGAACAATTTTGAATCGCTGCAGATTAAGCTTGCTTCGACGGAAAAGATCCTGGAGTGGTCCTACGGCGAAGTCAAGAAGCCTGAAACGATCAATTACAGAACCCTGAAGCCGGAAACAGACGGACTCTTCTGCGAGCGGATCTTCGGACCGATGAAGGACTGGGAGTGCCACTGCGGTAAATACAAGCGCATCCGCTACAAAGGAATCATCTGCGACCGATGCGGCGTGGAGGTCACAAAGGCCAAGGTCAGAAGAGAGAGAATGGGTCACATCAAGCTGGCGGCTCCTGTCTCTCACATCTGGTACTTCAAGGGAATTCCGTCCCGTATGGGACTGATTCTGGACGTCACGCCCAGGAACCTGGAGCGGGTTCTGTACTTCGCCTCCTACATCGTACTGGACGCGGGAGATGAGAAGGAGACCGGACTGGTCGAGAAACAGATCCTCTCCGAGCAGGAGTACAGAGAACTGAAGGATCAGCACGGAAACGGATTCCGCGCGGCGATGGGCGCCGAGGCGATTCGCGAGCTTCTGGAGCGCATCGATCTGGACGAGCTCTCCGCAAAGCTTCGTGAGCAGCTGAAGAATTCCACCGGACAAAAGAAGGTCCGCATCATTCGCCGCCTGGAGGTCGTGGAGGCCCTGAGACTTTCCGGAAATCGTCCGGAATGGATGATTCTGGAGGTCGTTCCGGTTATTCCGCCCGACCTGCGCCCGATGGTGCAGCTGGACGGCGGCCGTTTCGCCACCTCCGACCTGAACGATCTGTACCGGAGAGTCATCAACCGGAACAACCGTCTGAACCGCCTGCTCGAGCTGGGCGCTCCGGACATCATTGTGAGAAACGAAAAGAGAATGCTGCAGGAGGCGGTAGACTCTCTGATCGATAACGGCAGAAGGGGAAGACCGGTCACGGGACCCGGAGGAAGGGCGCTGAAATCCCTGTCCGACATGCTGAAGGGCAAACAGGGCAGATTCCGTCAGAACCTGCTGGGCAAGCGTGTCGATTATTCCGGCCGTTCCGTAATCGTCGTCGGACCGGAGCTGAAATTCTATCAGTGCGGTCTGCCGAAGAAGATGGCGCTGGAGCTGTTCAAGCCCTTCATTATGAAGGAGCTGGTTGAGCAGGGACACGCCCATAATATCAAGAATGCGAAGCGCATGGTCGAGAAGGTGAGACCGGAGGTCTGGGATGTGCTGGAAGGCGTGATCAAGGAGCATCCGGTCATGCTGAACCGCGCTCCGACACTGCACAGACTGGGTATCCAGGCGTTCGAGCCGGTGCTGGTTGAGGGCAAGGCCATCAAGCTGCATCCGCTGGCCTGCACAGCCTTCAACGCAGACTTCGACGGAGACCAGATGGCGGTTCACGTACCGCTTTCCGTCGAGGCGCAGGCAGAGGCCAGATTCCTGATGCTGTCAGTCAACAACATTCTGGCGCCGAAGGACGGCTCGCCGATCACTACGCCGACGCAGGACATGATTCTGGGCGCATACTACCTGACTTATCCGGGAACGGCGAAGAAGGTGGTCAATGTCAACGGCAAGGAAAAGGTTTCCTACACGATGGACGAATTCGGCGATCCGGAGATCGTCGAGGCAAACCGGAAGAACGGCTTTGAGCGTATTCCGGAAAAGGGTGACGGCAAGGTCTTCACCGACATCGACGAGATGCTGATGGCCTACCAGAACGGCAACGTGAAGATTCACGCGAAGGTCCGGGTCAGAATGTACCTGGAGGGTGACACCACCGGAAGGCTGGTGGAATCCACCGTCGGCCGGTTCATCTACAATCAGGGGATTCCGCAGGACCTTGGCTTTGTTGACCGCAGCAAAGACAAATACGGCCTGGAAATCAACATGCTCTGCGGCAAGAAGAAGCTGGGAGACATCATCGACCGCTGCTTCAAGGTGCATGAGAACACCGGCACCGTGCTGATGCTGGACTACATTAAATCCATGGGATATAAATATTCCACCAAGGCGGCCGTCACTATCGGAATCGACGACATGGCCATTCCGGAAGGAAAATGGGACGTCATCGACGCGGCTCAGGCTGAGGTGGACAAATACGAAAAGGCGTACCGCAGAGGTCTGATCTCCAACGACGAGCGTGTGAACCGTCTGGTGGAGACCTGGAACAAAGCCACGGACGATATCGGAGACGCACTGATGGACTCTCTGGAACCGGACAACAACCTGAACATCATGGCAACCTCCGGAGCCAGAGGAAGCAAAAACCAGATCCGTCAGATCGGCGGAATGCGCGGACTGATGGGTACCGCGACCGGTAAGACCGTAGAAATTCCGATTAAGGCCAACTTCCGTGAGGGACTTTCCATTCTGGAATACTTCATTTCCTCCAACGGAGCCCGTAAGGGACTGGCGGACACCGCGCTGCGTACAGCAGACTCCGGTTACCTGACCAGACGACTGGTCGATGTCTCTCACAACGTGATTGTGAGAGAAGAGGACTGCGGAACCACCGACGGCGTTGAGGTCTCCGCGTTCGTGGACGGAAAGGAAGTTCTGGAACGTCTGCAGGACAGAATCGAAGGACGGACCGCCGCCGAGGACATCGTGAATCCGGAGAATGAGAAGGAGATCATCGTTGCGGCCGGTGAGGAAATCAGCGACCGGCAGGCGAAGAAGATCGAGGCTTGCGGAATTGAATCCGTAAAGATCCGTTCGGTGATGACCTGCAAGAGCAAAACCGGCGTCTGCGCCAGATGCTACGGACGGAACCTGGCTACCGGCGAGGAAGTCAATCTGGGCGAATCCGTGGGAATCATCGCGGCACAGTCCATCGGTGAGCCGGGTACGCAGCTGACCATGAGAACCTTCCATACCGGAGGCGTCGCAGGTTCCGACATCACTCAGGGTCTTCCGAGAGTCGAGGAGCTGTTCGAGGCCAGAAAGCCGAAGGGTCTCGCTGAGATCTGCGAGGAGAACGGCACCGTACAGAAGGTCGAGAACAAGCCGAACGGCAAGATCGGCGTAACGATTCTGGGCGCGGAATCCGGGGAATCGAAGGAATACGATGTTCCTTACAACGCCACCATCGTGGTTCGCCCCGGAGAGAAGATCGAGGCCGGAGAGAATATCACCAGAGGTCCGCTGAACCCCCACGACATCTTCCGTCTGAAAGGCGTCAAGGGCGTTTACGATTACCTGCTGATGGAGGTACAGAGAGTATACAGGAATCAGGGTGTAGACATCAACGACAAGCACGTTGAGATCATCGTCAGCCAGATGCTGTCCAAGTACAAGGTGGAGGATTCAGGCGATACTCACCTGCTGCCGGGCGGCATGTACAGCATCACCGAGCTTGAGGAGGCGAACGCGGAGGCGGAGGCTGCCGGAGGAGCGCCTGCGAACTACAAGCAGCTGCTTCTTGGTATTACAAAGGCGTCGCTGGCGACGAACTCCTTCCTGTCCGCTGCATCCTTCCAGGAGACCACGCGTGTCCTGACCGACGCAGCCATCAAGGGCAAGAGAGACCACCTGCAGGGACTGAAGGAGAACGTCATCATCGGTAAGCTGATCCCTGCCGGAACCGGCATGAAGCGCTATAAAAATATCAAAGTCGATTACGGCGAGAATACGGAATACATGGAATCCTTTGACAGGAGACCGGAAAACAATGAGTTCGTCAGGTTTGACTCCAACCGGCCGGAGGCCCGCTACGACAGCTTCGCTGTGGCGGACGAATACGTCAGCGACGAGTTCCTGGCGCCTTCAGAGGAAACGCCGGAGGAATCCGAAATCGTTGAGATGGACGACTGA